In the genome of Vicinamibacterales bacterium, the window GATCGATGAGGGCTACACCGACTTCGCGAACCGCTGGAACCCGATCCTTGACGTGTTCGACTCCGAGGGCGTGAAGTTCGCCCACGAGGTGCACCCCTCCGAGATCGCCTACGACTACTGGTCGACCAAGCTCACCCTGGAGGCGATCAACCACCGGGAGGCGTTCGGTCTCAACTGGGATCCGAGCCACATGATGTGGCAGGAGATCGACCCGGTCGGGTTCCTTGTCGACTTCGCAGACCGCATCTACCCCGTGGACTGCAAGGACACGAAGATGGCCACCGGCAACGGCCGTAACGGCCGCATGGGCTCCCACCTGCCGTGGGGCGACCCGCGCCGCGGCTGGACGTTCGTGTCCACCGGCAACGGCGACGTGCCCTGGCAGCGCTGCTTCCGGACGCTGAACGCGATCGGCTACACCGGCCCGGTCAGCATCGAATGGGAGGACGCAGGCATGGACCGGCTCCGTGGGGCCAAGGAGGCTGTGGACTTCGTCCGCGCCAACCTCTTCGACCCACCGGCCACCAGCTTCGACGCAGCCTTCAGCCAGGCCGCACAACCCACCGCCTGAGGCGACCTGAACCGAATTGGGGACGGTTCCAATTCGGT includes:
- a CDS encoding sugar phosphate isomerase/epimerase family protein, coding for IDEGYTDFANRWNPILDVFDSEGVKFAHEVHPSEIAYDYWSTKLTLEAINHREAFGLNWDPSHMMWQEIDPVGFLVDFADRIYPVDCKDTKMATGNGRNGRMGSHLPWGDPRRGWTFVSTGNGDVPWQRCFRTLNAIGYTGPVSIEWEDAGMDRLRGAKEAVDFVRANLFDPPATSFDAAFSQAAQPTA